Proteins from a genomic interval of Danio rerio strain Tuebingen ecotype United States chromosome 4, GRCz12tu, whole genome shotgun sequence:
- the tulp3 gene encoding tubby-related protein 3 isoform X2: MSYYSRPSSSSSFASTVMTSSLEDDSLNLRQQKLEKQRALLEQKQRRKRQELLMVQPNPDGRPRRSRPRRSEEQAPLVETNISTASDIILDGIDGPAALLGSEAPDLGSKIQVLSVSQTPQQPSPPVTEEPETDADTDTLLEPKTDIHTLLQRRGLSGSMNYDEASEDEDEDDEYEAEERSRSLSPNTESTRPASASSTKSTTECIPVGSPSAEGSSIEVDNLEEFVLRPAPQGVTVKCRISRDKKGMDRGLYPTYFMHLEREDGKKVFLLAGRKRKKSKTSNYLISVDATDLSREGESFIGKLRSNLMGTKFTVYDNGTNPSKNPGALLEETNTRQELAAICYETNVLGFKGPRKMTVIIPGMNMSFERVPVRPASEQESLLSKWQNHSLENLIELHNKAPVWNDDTQSYVLNFHGRVTQASVKNFQIVHDNDPDYIVMQFGRVAEDIFTLDYNYPMCALQAFAIGLSSFDSKLACE; the protein is encoded by the exons CTCACTGGAGGACGACAGCCTGAACCTCAGGCAGCAGAAACTGGAGAAACAG AGGGCTCTGCTGGAGCAGAAGCAGCGGCGGAAGCGTCAGGAGCTTCTGATGGTTCAGCCAAACCCTGATGGCCGACCGAGACGCTCACGGCCCAGACGCAGCGAAGAGCAGGCGCCTCTGGTGGAGACCAACATCAGCACCGCCAGTGACATCATACTCGACG GCATTGATGGACCTGCAGCACTGCTGGGTTCAGAAGCTCCTGATCTGGGCAGTAAGATCCAGGTTTTGTCGGTCAGTCAAACACCACAGCAGCCGTCACCGCCTGTGACAGAAGAGCCAGAGACAGATGCTGACACCGACACACTGCTGGAGCCCAAAACTGACATACACACACTGCTGCAGAGACGCG GTCTGTCTGGCAGCATGAACTATGATGAAGCCAGtgaggatgaggatgaagatgatgaataCGAAGCTGAAGAGCGAAGCCGGTCTCTGTCCCCGAACACCGAGAGCACTCGGCCGGCGTCTGCATCCAGCACTAAATCCACTACA GAGTGCATCCCGGTGGGCTCTCCATCAGCTGAGGGCTCCTCCATTGAGGTGGACAATCTGGAGGAGTTTGTTCTCCGTCCGGCTCCACAGGGAGTCACGGTGAAGTGCCGCATCTCTCGGGATAAGAAAGGCATGGACCGCGGCCTCTACCCCACATACTTCATGCATCTTGAGAGAGAAGACGGCAAAAAG GTGTTTCTATTGGCGGGACGCAAGAGGAAAAAGAGCAAAACATCCAACTATCTGATCTCTGTAGACGCCACAGATCTGTCCCGCGAGGGCGAGAGCTTCATCGGGAAACTCAG GTCTAATCTGATGGGAACCAAGTTTACAGTGTATGATAACGGCACAAACCCATCTAAAAACCCTGGTGCGCTGCTGGAGGAGACAAACACACGACAGGAGCTCGCCGCCATATGCTAC GAGACCAATGTTCTGGGTTTTAAAGGGCCGCGGAAGATGACTGTGATCATTCCTGGCATGAACATGAGTTTTGAGCGGGTCCCGGTTCGGCCTGCCTCT gagcaGGAGTCTCTGCTGAGTAAATGGCAGAATCATTCGCTGGAGAACCTCATCGAGCTGCATAATAAAGCGCCGGTGTGGAACGATGACACACAGTCTTACGTGCTGAACTTCCACGGCAGAGTCACTCAGGCCTCCGTCAAGAACTTCCAGATCGTCCACGACAATGACC CGGACTACATCGTGATGCAGTTTGGCCGTGTGGCGGAGGACATCTTCACTCTGGACTATAACTACCCCATGTGTGCCCTGCAGGCCTTCGCCATCGGCCTGTCCAGCttcgacagcaagctggcctgcGAGTGa
- the tulp3 gene encoding tubby-related protein 3 isoform X3: MILASVCRFLQHSRALLEQKQRRKRQELLMVQPNPDGRPRRSRPRRSEEQAPLVETNISTASDIILDGIDGPAALLGSEAPDLGSKIQVLSVSQTPQQPSPPVTEEPETDADTDTLLEPKTDIHTLLQRRGLSGSMNYDEASEDEDEDDEYEAEERSRSLSPNTESTRPASASSTKSTTECIPVGSPSAEGSSIEVDNLEEFVLRPAPQGVTVKCRISRDKKGMDRGLYPTYFMHLEREDGKKVFLLAGRKRKKSKTSNYLISVDATDLSREGESFIGKLRSNLMGTKFTVYDNGTNPSKNPGALLEETNTRQELAAICYETNVLGFKGPRKMTVIIPGMNMSFERVPVRPASEQESLLSKWQNHSLENLIELHNKAPVWNDDTQSYVLNFHGRVTQASVKNFQIVHDNDPDYIVMQFGRVAEDIFTLDYNYPMCALQAFAIGLSSFDSKLACE, encoded by the exons ATGATTTTAGCGAGTGTGTGTCGCTTTCTCCAGCAttct AGGGCTCTGCTGGAGCAGAAGCAGCGGCGGAAGCGTCAGGAGCTTCTGATGGTTCAGCCAAACCCTGATGGCCGACCGAGACGCTCACGGCCCAGACGCAGCGAAGAGCAGGCGCCTCTGGTGGAGACCAACATCAGCACCGCCAGTGACATCATACTCGACG GCATTGATGGACCTGCAGCACTGCTGGGTTCAGAAGCTCCTGATCTGGGCAGTAAGATCCAGGTTTTGTCGGTCAGTCAAACACCACAGCAGCCGTCACCGCCTGTGACAGAAGAGCCAGAGACAGATGCTGACACCGACACACTGCTGGAGCCCAAAACTGACATACACACACTGCTGCAGAGACGCG GTCTGTCTGGCAGCATGAACTATGATGAAGCCAGtgaggatgaggatgaagatgatgaataCGAAGCTGAAGAGCGAAGCCGGTCTCTGTCCCCGAACACCGAGAGCACTCGGCCGGCGTCTGCATCCAGCACTAAATCCACTACA GAGTGCATCCCGGTGGGCTCTCCATCAGCTGAGGGCTCCTCCATTGAGGTGGACAATCTGGAGGAGTTTGTTCTCCGTCCGGCTCCACAGGGAGTCACGGTGAAGTGCCGCATCTCTCGGGATAAGAAAGGCATGGACCGCGGCCTCTACCCCACATACTTCATGCATCTTGAGAGAGAAGACGGCAAAAAG GTGTTTCTATTGGCGGGACGCAAGAGGAAAAAGAGCAAAACATCCAACTATCTGATCTCTGTAGACGCCACAGATCTGTCCCGCGAGGGCGAGAGCTTCATCGGGAAACTCAG GTCTAATCTGATGGGAACCAAGTTTACAGTGTATGATAACGGCACAAACCCATCTAAAAACCCTGGTGCGCTGCTGGAGGAGACAAACACACGACAGGAGCTCGCCGCCATATGCTAC GAGACCAATGTTCTGGGTTTTAAAGGGCCGCGGAAGATGACTGTGATCATTCCTGGCATGAACATGAGTTTTGAGCGGGTCCCGGTTCGGCCTGCCTCT gagcaGGAGTCTCTGCTGAGTAAATGGCAGAATCATTCGCTGGAGAACCTCATCGAGCTGCATAATAAAGCGCCGGTGTGGAACGATGACACACAGTCTTACGTGCTGAACTTCCACGGCAGAGTCACTCAGGCCTCCGTCAAGAACTTCCAGATCGTCCACGACAATGACC CGGACTACATCGTGATGCAGTTTGGCCGTGTGGCGGAGGACATCTTCACTCTGGACTATAACTACCCCATGTGTGCCCTGCAGGCCTTCGCCATCGGCCTGTCCAGCttcgacagcaagctggcctgcGAGTGa
- the tulp3 gene encoding tubby-related protein 3 isoform X1, producing the protein METVKSSSQPSYSRWSYRPSSSSSFASTVMTSSLEDDSLNLRQQKLEKQRALLEQKQRRKRQELLMVQPNPDGRPRRSRPRRSEEQAPLVETNISTASDIILDGIDGPAALLGSEAPDLGSKIQVLSVSQTPQQPSPPVTEEPETDADTDTLLEPKTDIHTLLQRRGLSGSMNYDEASEDEDEDDEYEAEERSRSLSPNTESTRPASASSTKSTTECIPVGSPSAEGSSIEVDNLEEFVLRPAPQGVTVKCRISRDKKGMDRGLYPTYFMHLEREDGKKVFLLAGRKRKKSKTSNYLISVDATDLSREGESFIGKLRSNLMGTKFTVYDNGTNPSKNPGALLEETNTRQELAAICYETNVLGFKGPRKMTVIIPGMNMSFERVPVRPASEQESLLSKWQNHSLENLIELHNKAPVWNDDTQSYVLNFHGRVTQASVKNFQIVHDNDPDYIVMQFGRVAEDIFTLDYNYPMCALQAFAIGLSSFDSKLACE; encoded by the exons CTCACTGGAGGACGACAGCCTGAACCTCAGGCAGCAGAAACTGGAGAAACAG AGGGCTCTGCTGGAGCAGAAGCAGCGGCGGAAGCGTCAGGAGCTTCTGATGGTTCAGCCAAACCCTGATGGCCGACCGAGACGCTCACGGCCCAGACGCAGCGAAGAGCAGGCGCCTCTGGTGGAGACCAACATCAGCACCGCCAGTGACATCATACTCGACG GCATTGATGGACCTGCAGCACTGCTGGGTTCAGAAGCTCCTGATCTGGGCAGTAAGATCCAGGTTTTGTCGGTCAGTCAAACACCACAGCAGCCGTCACCGCCTGTGACAGAAGAGCCAGAGACAGATGCTGACACCGACACACTGCTGGAGCCCAAAACTGACATACACACACTGCTGCAGAGACGCG GTCTGTCTGGCAGCATGAACTATGATGAAGCCAGtgaggatgaggatgaagatgatgaataCGAAGCTGAAGAGCGAAGCCGGTCTCTGTCCCCGAACACCGAGAGCACTCGGCCGGCGTCTGCATCCAGCACTAAATCCACTACA GAGTGCATCCCGGTGGGCTCTCCATCAGCTGAGGGCTCCTCCATTGAGGTGGACAATCTGGAGGAGTTTGTTCTCCGTCCGGCTCCACAGGGAGTCACGGTGAAGTGCCGCATCTCTCGGGATAAGAAAGGCATGGACCGCGGCCTCTACCCCACATACTTCATGCATCTTGAGAGAGAAGACGGCAAAAAG GTGTTTCTATTGGCGGGACGCAAGAGGAAAAAGAGCAAAACATCCAACTATCTGATCTCTGTAGACGCCACAGATCTGTCCCGCGAGGGCGAGAGCTTCATCGGGAAACTCAG GTCTAATCTGATGGGAACCAAGTTTACAGTGTATGATAACGGCACAAACCCATCTAAAAACCCTGGTGCGCTGCTGGAGGAGACAAACACACGACAGGAGCTCGCCGCCATATGCTAC GAGACCAATGTTCTGGGTTTTAAAGGGCCGCGGAAGATGACTGTGATCATTCCTGGCATGAACATGAGTTTTGAGCGGGTCCCGGTTCGGCCTGCCTCT gagcaGGAGTCTCTGCTGAGTAAATGGCAGAATCATTCGCTGGAGAACCTCATCGAGCTGCATAATAAAGCGCCGGTGTGGAACGATGACACACAGTCTTACGTGCTGAACTTCCACGGCAGAGTCACTCAGGCCTCCGTCAAGAACTTCCAGATCGTCCACGACAATGACC CGGACTACATCGTGATGCAGTTTGGCCGTGTGGCGGAGGACATCTTCACTCTGGACTATAACTACCCCATGTGTGCCCTGCAGGCCTTCGCCATCGGCCTGTCCAGCttcgacagcaagctggcctgcGAGTGa